GGCTTCGCCTTGGGCGGCGGCTTTGAGATCGTGCTGGCCTGCGATCTCGTAATCGCCGCCGAGCACGCCCGCTTCGGCCTGCCCGAACCGCGCGTGGGGTTGGCGGCTTTGGCGGGAGGAATTCATCGTTTGCCGCGCCAGATACCGCTGAAGCTGGCGATGGGAATGATGCTGACCGGGCGTCAGATCTCAGCCGCCGAGGCGGCCCGGCTGGGGCTGGTCAATGAGGTTGTGCCGCTCAACCAATTGCAGGCGGCGGCGGAGCGTTGGGCGGCGGAAATCATGGAGTGCGCGCCGTTATCGATTCAGGCTACCAAGGAGGCCGCCCTAGCGGGTCTGCAACTCCCCCTCTCCGAGGCGGTTGCCAATCGCTTCCCTGCGATCGAGCGGTTGCGCGCTTCCCAGGATTTTGTCGAGGGACCGCGCGCCTTCGCTGAAAAGCGCAAACCCAATTGGCGCGGCGAATAGCGGCGGAAGCCCTCAGGGCGATAGGCGAACGGGCGCGGGTGGCGTGGAGCTGTCGCGAGCTAGCAAATAGAGCTGGCGATAACGGCGCGCGCTGATCGGGTAGCCCATCCGCCCTGCCACCTGCGCCATCGAGAAATAGGGCTCGGGGCGCCACGGTTCTTGGGCCGCGGCGCGGGCGAAGTGGTCGAAGGCCGTGGCCAAACGCTGGCTTTCCTCTGCCAGCGCCCCCATCCGCATTTGCGCGTCAACTTGCGCGCCTGCGGGTGGTAGCTTTGCACCGCGACTGGCCTCGATCGCACGCTCGTGCAGTTCAATGGTAGCGGCCGAAGGCGGTAACGCCGCGGTGGGCAAGGGGAGGGCGTCGATTGCTGACCGGCAGGCCTCGAACAGCTGCTGACTGGGAGCTGTTTGCGGCAGCGCCTGGATCTGCGCCAAGGCCTGTTGGGCAGCCTCGGTCGCGCTGGTGTAATCGGCAAACAGGGGGCTATCGCGGATATCGCTGACGATACCCGCCAGCAGACTCGAAGTGGCCTGTTCAATCGCGTCGCGGGTTAGCTCTCCAGTGAGCTTGAAGCAATTGGGCGCCATCACCACCGACAAGCAACTTAGCACCATCTGGGTGCTGGCCTTGCTCGGGGGCGGGGCGCTTTGCGCCACGCGGCTGAACTGCAGCAGCACATAGTTCGATCCCGGTTGACGAAAGGCAACTGTCATCGCATAGCCTTGACAACTAGCCTGACCCGCGCAGGAGGGAATTGCCATGCTAATTACCGCTACCAAGTCGGCGCTCTCTTCGGCTACCGAAGCAGAGGTGGTACTGAACCAAGCTTCAAACTGCTGACCCACGCTTTGTGCCACCGTCGCGCTCAGGTTGGTCGTCCCGCTCACCAACAGGTTGGGCAAATGCGGGGTGGCCAGTTCGACCGCTAGCTCGAGAGGAATCTTATCGACAGCGGTTTGGGGCGGGCGATAGAAATTGGGCTGTACCGCAA
Above is a genomic segment from Candidatus Binataceae bacterium containing:
- a CDS encoding enoyl-CoA hydratase-related protein encodes the protein MELEFVKYEKRDHLALITLNRPEVMNALHPPCHLEMNRVWDDFVADRELWVAILTGAGERAFSAGNDLKYTAQHGFAQRPAHRGGFAGLTARFDIAKPIIAAVNGFALGGGFEIVLACDLVIAAEHARFGLPEPRVGLAALAGGIHRLPRQIPLKLAMGMMLTGRQISAAEAARLGLVNEVVPLNQLQAAAERWAAEIMECAPLSIQATKEAALAGLQLPLSEAVANRFPAIERLRASQDFVEGPRAFAEKRKPNWRGE